From Sphingobacterium bambusae:
TTATCGGCTTGCAACTGGAACTATTTAGTCTGTTTTTTAAGCAGACGATCCGCGATGCCAATGACTTTTATGCCGCATTGGATGCTTACAACAACGCAAGATCATAAGTCGTAAAAAAATCGTGCGAGGTAATTGTTCCGCATAAGTAATCACTTGTCGGCCGTAAGTAATCACTTGCCAGCCATAAGTAATCACTTGTCGGCCATAAGTAATCACTTGTCAGCCATAAGTAATCACTTGCCAGCCATAAGTAATCACTTGTCGGTCATAAGTAATCACTTGTCAGCCATAAGTAATCACTTGTCGGCCACAAGTAATCACTTGTCGGTCACAAGTAATCACTTGTCGGTCACAAGTAATCACTTGTCGGCCATAAGTAATCACTTGTCGGCCATAAGTAATCACTTGTCGGCCATAAGTAATCACTTGTCGGCCATAAGTAATCACTTGTCGGTCACAAGTAATCACTTGTCGGTCACAAGTAATCACTTGTCGATCATAAGTAATCACTTGTCGGCCATAAGTAATCACTTGTCGGTCACAAGTAATCACTTGTCGGTCATAAGTAATCACTTGTCGGTCACAAGTAATCACTTGTCGGTCACAAGTAATCACTTGTCGGTCACAAGTAATCACTTGTCGGTCATAAGTAATCACTTGTCGGCCATAAGTAATCACTTGCCAGCCATAAGTAATCACTTGTCGGCCATAAGTAATCACTTGTCGGTCATAAGTAATCACTTGTTGACCAGAAGAATTCCCTAAAAAATCGAAAACGCTAACCCGATCTCTGATCAAGTTAGCGTTTTTGGGTTTACATAAGTTAGCGGAAAGCAGCGTTGCTGTAGAAGCAGCCTGTAGAAGTTCACGAATTGACAAAAGATAGATCGGTCATTTTTATATCATCTAGTATTTATCAATCCAGTTAGCAAAAACAGCGATGCTAGATTTTAAGCGCCGCTTCGCTTGCACGCGATTGTCGACATTGCCCTCGATGCTGAGGATATAGGCATGCGACAGCCCGTTTACCAAGCCGACATGATTGATGCGTTTCGCGCTAGCGCTGTAGATGCCAAAGACATCGGCCAGTGCCGGAACGGACTGGGCCGTGGCGCAGTTATCGCGCGCTAGCGTGTATCGTCTTGCTTGGGGAAAGAGTGCCGGACTCCAAGGATTACGGGGTTGCGCTTGTCCGGCCTGCGCATAACACCAAGAGACAAAGGCAGCACACCAAGCATGCCCCTTGCCCAAGTGCGTATAGCGCAGATAGGCCTCTACCCTTTCGCCATCGTTATTTCCGCTCAGCTCTCGCACGCCCAGTTCGCCGGCGGCAATGCGCATAATCTGTTGACGCAGGGGAAGCCCGGCAAGACCTAACCCGTTATGCCGCAGGGCGAGTGCTTCGCGCTGCGCAGCCGCTGTTAGATCACGATGGCCAGTGCCCATAAGGAGGCAAAGAGCAAGAGAAAGAATACCGAGAAATAAAGAATACATTGTTGCCATGATGTACATTGTTTAAAAGTGTTCATTACATTTTTACGAAAATCCTTGAAGGGTTGCCACAGAAACTCCTGTAGCCACAAGCTACAGAAGATGGCTAAAACCAAGGCCAAGATGCCGAACAGCAGTACCGACAGGATACCGATATCCAGCACGGCAGCCGTAAAATCAATGCGCTGCAATAGTAGTCCGCAGCGTATAAAGGCGATCGTTAAGCAGAGGACAAGGGCTGCTATTATGAACTTTTTGTTTGTTTGCTTGGCAGCCGTTTCGCTTGTCCAGCTGCCGCGTAGAGCGATTGTTTTCATCTGTATCTAAATTTAAGTGTACCAATTTTTTGATTGCTGCTATAGGGTGAAGGCGGCTAGGCCAACCTCCACCCTAATTCATCGCTAGCGCGCAATAATGGAGGTAAATTCACTCCAGTCGCCGCTGCCGAGCGCATTGCGCCCTTGTACACGCGCAAAATACCGCGTGCCCGGTTCGAGATTGCCGACAATAAACTTTCGGGAATTTCGAACGGTGTAAGATTGCTCCCAGGTGATGCTTTCCGTATCGCCGAGCATCCTTCCGATTTCGATCAGGTATTCCGTTGCAGCTTTATCCGCTTGAAAGCGAATGCCAATTTCGCCACTCACGGCGCCATCCCCCATGCGTACGAGCAGGATCAAGCCGGGTTTCGTCAATGCACTGTTTGGCTTTCCTAGAATTAATGCCGAGCTGCTTATAATCGCCGCGCTGCCCAGCGCCACGCTATTGACCAAATTCGCCAGTTCCCGAAATGCCGCCAAGAGTTTGACCCTGCTCTCCTCTTTCTGATCATTATCGTTCTTGCTGCCACCGCGGATCGCAATCTGTAGCTTCGCAATATAATCTGCTGCCTGCTCCGTAAAGGTTTCAATCAGCGTATTGGGGCTAGTAAAATTGGGGTTGTCCGTTAGCGCATTGCTCACTTTACCTGCCAGCACCGCTAATTCTTCGTGTCGTAGATAACTGTAGTCTATCCTTGCTTTTAATCTTTTCATTTTTCTGTTTTTTTAAATGATTAAACATATTTGTTAATTGTCCTGTAAGTTCTGGCGGGTACCCATTCGTCGACCTTACAACACAAAGTTTATCAACCGCTTACAAAAAAAAAAGACATGGAGGCCTAAGCGGACGAAAACGAACGAAGTAGTACGAAAACGAACGAATTCGAACGAATTCGAACGCGAAAAGCAAAGTTTCTGGACGTCTTTGTAACAAGGGAAAGTGCTATAATGGGGTAAAAAGGTTTGTGAAGAGGCGAAAAAGAAGAAAAATGGTCGACAAGCTGCGATTAGCTTCCTGTAGTGCGCGAGACTATTCAGGTTTACCTACCTTTGCGCTGCTTAAGCCGAAGTACTTCATGCTTATAGTAGAAAGGCTTTCCACCAAATTTGTGGATGGTTAAATCAACTCTAAGCTCGTAAAATTTCGTTAGACCACAGTCAAACAGCTCGCACGCTTCGGTACGATCAATCAGGTTCTCCAGCTCGGCTTGAATAGTAGCTACTATTTTTTCGCTAGCCTCTGCTTGTTGTAGGCTCTCAGAGATTTCTTGCAGAACTAAAGTTTGTTTTACTGCTTCTTGCAATAATTGTTTCTGAAGATCGAGCATTTCATAGGTATGAAGCAGCGCCAAGTTACTAGCTTCAGGAGAAGCAGCCGGCGGTGCTGCGGTTGCGGCAGTTTTAGTAATACGTATAATCGCGACCTTTCTCATAATACATAAGGTTTCGTACGCTATTGGTTAACGCCGACGCTATAGCCAAGGGCTATGCTCGGATTGAACATCATCAAAAAGAAACAAGGAAGGTAGCAATTTGGAGCATTCAACTTCGTACAATTGTAGCATACACCTAATCTAACAACCTGTACAACATAAAAGATAGAAATCGCTATTCCGATCGGAAACTGACCTATGAGCGAATCCATACGTTTACGTATTTATCCTTGGCGAGTCATTATGTTGACTAAAGATACAAATTATTTCAATTGTTTTTCAAAAAGAAAATTTCATACAATAAAAGTAATTAAAAAGTTACACAGATACATAAGTTAAAACCTGTCGTTAAAAAAGAATTAACACAAAGCTTTTTTCCCCAAAGAAGCCACCGGTGGTTGGTATACCATGTAGCCCTGGTTAATAATCTGCTCTTGCGCCGGCATCGATTTCCGTAACAATTGCATAATCGCCATCGCTGTATTGCTTTTCCCACCATTGGCGGAATTTGGGCAAGTTAAAGTAATTGTTCTCCTTCAGCAGGGTATTATTTTTACCGGTCCCATTGGTCAGGTACATCCAAGCCATAATTCGTCTATTTTCAAATCCTTTTTCATATTTGTACTGCTCCGCAAAATAGACCAAGTTGCTCAGTATGGCTAAGCGCTCCTGATCGCTCAGCTCCTCGATCTGCTCATCAAAATTGGCGAAATAGCGCACAAAGAGCTTGATGTCGTTTAAGATGCTTTGGTTTGTTGGGCTTAGCGTTTTCTGTAGATAGCGGAAGGTATTGGCCTGCAGTTTCAGCCTGCCATCGCATCGTTTGTGGTAGAACATTTTGCCAAAAGCTAGCGGATGTCTTTTGTCAAATTTATTGTTATCCATTACCCATTTTAGCAGCTGTTCATCGGCTGTCCAACCAAAAGTCAGGACGAGGCTTTCCATAAAGGCAGCATCATGCTTTAAAAGCCAAGGCAATTTACTTTTATCATCATTAAATAGGTACAGGTTTCGATTTACCAAAAGCTGCAGGTTAAACTTTTGCGCTTGTTCCAAATCGTGAACATCTTTCCATCGGGTGATATAGATGATTCCATCCGCTGCAAGATCGCTTTGCTTTTGGGTAGCGATCGTTTCTTCCACTTGGGCAATCGCTGGGTATACTGCTTTATAATCAATCAGCTCAGGAATGGCATACTGCCCGATAAACAATTGCTTATCCAGCGAGAAATAATAATTTGTTTTAAATCCATCCCGATCCGCATATCGGATGTTTTTAGGCGTAGCGCATTGCCCATTAAAGTTATTGAAGTACAAGAAGTCATCCACCCGTACAAGGCCGTCAAAAATATCGTTTACCCTTTGCTCAAAACGTTCCTTATCGGCTTTATAACCCGCTTTTAGCAAGCTATCCTGCAAAATAAGCACGGACGCATCCAAGTCATTCCGATCATAGTCGAAATAGGCGATATCGGTCACCTCATTGGCGGCGCCATAGGTTTTCAAAAGCTGCGCCCGTAAGGTAGTCTCGACAAACTGTACTGTCGTATCAAGCGTGTCGCTCGCACTTTCCGAGCTCGGGATGGACTTCCCCTCATCCGCTTTGCTGGAACTTCCTGCAGACTGACAAGAACAAAGTGCCGCTGCGGCGAACAAGATCAGCATCCAAACCTGTGTTTTTTTCATAAACATTCCCTGCTTTATCCGTTTCTTATTGAAAATCGAAGTACAGACGATTGATCATATTGGGCGTAGCGCTAAACGTTTTAAAGGTATGCGGCTGCGATTGCGGTCCCATTTCCTGCGGACCCGAGAATTTCGTGCCCACGGCAGGTATAGCATCCATAAAGGAGATATCCCCTTTCGGATATTTCGGAAAAGTATAATTACGCTGCCTATCGTACTGCTTTTGTATAGATGGCGTGAACAGCTGTAGCGTGATATCCTCAGCGGAGGAATACACGGAAAAAGGAACGGCCGTGTGCAAGCGCATACCATAAAACAGCGAATAATAGCCTTTGAACTCCGGATAGTCCCAATCCTCTCCCGTAATCGCATCATTATACGTCTTCTCCCAGATACCTAAACGACCACCCTTCATGCGATTGTTGTACACCCGATAGGGTCCATTTGCCAATAAGGTAGCCCCTTGTACGCCCTGCTCGGGAAAACTAAAGCTGATGCCCGCCATCTCCATGCGATCGCGCGGCCGATAGTCGTAATCCAATTGCAGTATACCATTGCTTTTCATCGTCCAAGAAAAACGGTAAGCCTCGCCACCACGTGGATAAGCATAGCGCACATCGATCCGGATCAGGCTGTCCGAAACCGTGGATGTGAGTCCGGTACAAGTTAGCTGTTCATCGCTGATCAATACCGGACCATTCGAGAGAGGGATTTCCCCTTTGGCGGTAACAATACCCTGCAACAATCCAGTCGTTTTATGGATGGCTACCGTTGTTTCGCCATGGCGTAGGCGAAACAGGCTATCTGTCTCGGTCATGACCAGCTTGGCGCCAGCCTTGTCCCGCGCTACCGTAGCACGTTCCGCAAAACGGGCCGGTGTGTTGATCTCGTAACTCCAGGTAAAGAGCTCTTCGCCATTGGGATCTTCGGCCTTCAGGTAGAGCACATCAAAATCCCTCCAGTTTGCCGGTAATTGTAAACCGAGCATCCCCTTAGCCCCCGGCTCAATGGTCGGCGACAGAATCGTATCTTGATAGGTTTCGCCCTCCCTATCTACGGCGTTAAACTTTTTCATGCTGTAGGAGAACCGACATTGGGCGGTATTTGTAAAATCATACCGGTTTTCTAGCTGTAAGGAGCCGTCCCAACGCGCGGTGATATATTTCTTCTCCATATGTATAGGCGACCAGATCTCCTTAATCGTAAAGAAGCTGCCTTCCTTTTCCCGAAAAGGACCGACAATACCATCGGCGCCATGGTCTTTATCCGTATCAACAAACCCATCTTTGTCCGTTCGCACAATGCCCTGATCGGCAAAATCCCAAAGAAACATACCGGCAGATAAGGGATTGGAACGCATCAGATTCCAAAAGTCATCCAGTCCGGCGCCATGCCCGCCATCATACAGCCCATGTATCAGTTCGGTAGGCATAAAGATATCCCTTCCGTTGAACATATTTTTAATACCGCTATTGTAGGAGATGTAATGTACCGTATTGATTCCCCCAAATAGCCCAAAAGGATGAATCACCGTTCGCTGCTGTATATCCAAGGTGCCAAAGAGCGGATCCAGATCCAGGTTGAACCCACCTTCATTGCCGTTTGCCCAAAGCACCACCGAAGGATGGTTGATATCACGCGTCAGCATCTCGGTGAGCAGCGTGGTGCCCACCTCCGTATCATAGGGCGGCGATTGCCAAGCACAAAGCTCGTTGATGACATATAGCCCCAAGGAATCGCAGAGCTCCAAGAAGTGCTTATCTGGCGGATAATGCGACATGCGCACCGCATTCATGTTCATTTCCTTGATCAACATGATATCCTGCAAGCTCTGTTCGCGACTGATTGTTCGCCCCGTGGTGGGCCAAAAGCAATGCCGATTAACACCCTTGAAGCGCATCTTTACCCCATTGATATACAGGCCGTCGCGCTCCCTGACCTCTACCGTGCGGAAACCAAATCGTTCCATCGTCTGCTGTACGGGCTTGCCGCGCTCGAGCAGCGTAATAACCGCGCGATAGAGATGCGGATTTTCGCTGGACCATGGACTGATATCGCTAACAGAAGCATTTGCCAGCAGCCGCTTGCTGGCCGATGCCGCCGCTGTGGAGGTAAAGGATTTCTTCTTTTCGCCCGTCTGGCTGTCGAAAATATCGACCTGCAGGCTCGCTTGCGCAAGCTCCTTATCCAAGACTACCTCCAAGTTGATTTTCCCATCGGCTTTGGCATCGATACCGCTGTAGGCCATATGTGTGTGCGGCACCGCCTCGAGGTAAACCGGTCTGAAAATTCCGCCGAACACCCAAAAATCGGCTTCGCGCTCGGCGCTGTTTACGCTGGCATTGGCAGACATCTTGCTGACCTCAACATCCAGTTGATTTTCCTTCTTAAAACTCACCAAGTCGGTGATCTCCCGTTTAAACCTGTAAAATGCACCTTGGTGTATTTCTCCGGCTTGCTTGCCATTGACCTCCACCTTGGTATCTGTCATGGAGCCATCAAACACGATATAGATCCGCTTATCTTTCCAATGTGCAGGTAGTTTGAAGGAGGTTTTGTATAGCCCCCGTTCCGAGGCCATATCTTTGTCGTGCCCATAGTTGTAAGCCCCAAAGCCTTCCTGCTCCCAACAGGAAGGAACGTGGATCGTGGTCCACTGACCACTTTGCCGGCCCGCCGTGCAGTAGAACTGCCATACCTTGGCATCTTCTCGGCTGCTGCCGGATAGCATCATCTTTTCCGTTTGTTGACCCCGCAGGTAGCTGCCTGTCGACAGCAATAAAAGTATAAGTAGATAAAATTGGATACGCATCATAAGCTGTTAAGTAGCTTAAATGTAAGCAAAAAACAGACAGAAACATAGTAAAAGAAGAATAGTGGGTGGAGTGGTTTTGTCCATTTTCATACGCCCCCACCGCTGGCGTTCTAAAACTTCATTCCGCTGGAAGACAAAACAAAACGTTGGTTTGTTTTGTATTTCTATTAGTACGTGTGAATCGATGAAATTTTACTTCATTTCTTAATCCAGTTAAATTTCTAGCTGATTTGGATGATTTAAATTTGCAAGATAAACTTAATAAAATTAAAGAATTGATATACAAATAACAGAAGCGTAGAAACAGTACCATCAAATCTAATAAAATCTGATAGTTATCTCCGATAAAGAAATGTCTTTGAAAGGTTAGGAATAACACTATCTCTAACAAAATTTTGGTTTAATTTCATCAATTAATATGTACGAAAAAATTTTAGAAAACGTCACGAAGTGTGTTGAGTTAACACAAGAAGAGATCCAACTGTTTACAGGTATTTTGACTCATCGCATCATCCCCAAGAAAACAATATTGCTACGCGAAGGGGAAATTTGTGAGTTTGAAGGCTATATAAATAAGGGTTGTGCTCGAATTTATTACATCAATGAAAAAGGAACCGAGGTTACGCTCTCCTTTGCCGTCGAGGATTGGTGGGTAACCGATATTGCCTCATTTAATGACAAAACGCCATCTAGATTCTACATCGAAGCTTCCGAAGATACCGAGATGTTCTTACTTACTCCCCACAGTAAAGAAGCGTTACTAACTTTTATTCCGAAATTTGAAAGAGTGTTTCGTATGCTAGTGCAAAAAAGCCTTTCTAGACTTCAAAATCGACTCGTCTCAACCATTAGTAAAACAGCCACTGAACGTTACTTAGAGTTCATCGAATTATATCCTTCAATCCCGTTACGCGTGCCGCAATACTACATTGCCTCTTACCTCGGTGTATCGCCGGAATTTATTAGCACAATACGAAAACGACTAGCTACAAAATAGGATTAGTGTTTCATATCCCCTCCTTTCTAAGGAAAATTTCTTTGATTTTTCTATTTCTTAAACGAGTTAAATGAAAATGAAAGTTTATTATTCGATTTTTGTTGCACTATGAAAAGTAAACACAAAACTATCGGACGATATTTCAATGGAATATCCAAAATAATCATCAAAATTTATATTATAAACTATAGCTATTAACATATAGTATCACATTTTTATAGCTGGTGTCGACGACTTATAAAAGTATGGGTTGCTTATTCATTATGTTTAGAAAACATCCCAAATAGAAGACGCTTGTTTAACTGCCTGTTGAAAATTCCCGCTGCAGAGGACAAACAACTAGGGCATCTTGCACAGCTACATTTAACAATAACGGATAAATAACTGAATATCAAAACAAACGATTTAATATGAAAAAAGTAATTTTAGCACTCCAATTAGTTTTAGCCTCGAGCATTGCTTTTGCACAGAAGCCAAGTCCAGAAATGTTGGACCCGAAAAACCATGCTTTGTTACTCATCGATCATGAGGGGCAAATGGCATTCGCGACACACAGCATTTCAACCGTTGAATTGAGAAACAACGTTGGTCTTATCGCCGGTGCGACAAAGATTTTTAACATCCCCACTGTAGTAACAACGGTTGCCGAAAAATCCTTTGCGGGGCCAGTATTTCCTGAAATTTTAGAATTTTATCCAAACACAGCGACGTATATAGACCGTACGACAATGAATACTTGGGAGGATATTAATGCACACAAGGCGATCTCTGGAAAAGGCAAAAAGAAGATTGTGATGGCAGGTCTTTGGACTAGCGTATGTGTTGTAGGACCCGCTTTGTCTGCTATCAGCGAAGGATATGAGGTTTACATTATTACCGATGCTTGTGGCGATGTATCTAAGGATGCGCATGATCATTCCATCGCACGTATGATACAAGCGGGTGCGAAGCCCATTACATCATTACAATACTTACTTGAGTTGCAGCGGGACTGGGCTAGGCAGGAAACGTATAAGCCGGTAAACGATTTGGTGGTCAGGTTTGGTGGTGCCTATGGCATTGGTGTTCAATATGCCCGCGATATGTTAAAACATTAAAAAAATTAAACTCGAAAAGGCAGGATGAAGAGCGCCTGCCTTTAAATTAAGTTAAAGAAAATGAAGACAATCAACGTTATCGCGTTCTACCTGCTGTTTACCGTATCGCTCGTAACGCAAGCGCAACAGGCTGATATAATCATCACAAACGGCAAAATATCAACCTTAGATGATCAAAATCCCGAAGTCCAAGCAGTAGCGATCTCTGGAAATAAAATCCTACAAACGGGGTCTAACAAACAAATGCTATTGCTAAAAGGAGAAAAAACCATTGTTGTAGACGCGCAGAAAAGAAGGGTTATCCCTGGACTATTTGATAGCCACATGCATGTTATCCGTGCCGGACGTTTTTACAATATGGAGCTTCGCTGGGATGGTGTGACATCTTTAAAACGAGCTTTGCAAATGCTAAAGGAGCAAGCGGCCAGAACGCCCGAAGGACAATGGATACGTGTTGTAGGCGGCTGGAACGAATATCAGTTTGAAGAGAAAAGACTACCCAGCATTGAGGAAATTAACGAAGCGACGGGAGATGTGCCTACCTTTATTCTTTATTTATATGGAAGTGCTTGGTTAAACAAAGCCGGACTTAAAAAACTGAATATCAATAGCGACACGCCTAACCCGGCGGAAGGACTAATTCAAAAAGATGAGCAAGGGAATCCGACGGGGCTATTGATTGCAGAGCCAAATGCATTTATCCTGTATTCCACCTTGGCGAAATTGCCCACACTGACGAAAGACGAAGAGGTAAATTCTACGATCCAGTTTATGACAGAGATGAATAGACTGGGTGTAACAGGCGTAATGGATGCTGGCGGAGGTTTTCAAAATTTTCCCGACGATTATAGTATTACCAATGCCTTGAGCGAGCAAGGAAAAATAACAATCAGGTTGCCTCATTTTTTATTCGCGCAGAAAAAAGGTACAGAATATGAAGATTTCGCCCGTTGGATAGGCATGGTGGAATTACATGCCGAGCGACCGAAAAACAAAGTGGACTACTATGTTAGCGGTGGCGGTGAGAACATCGTTAGTGACGCGGCTGATTTCGAAAATTTTCTGTTCCCGAGACCAGAACTTTCTCCGATAATGGAAGTTCAGCTGAAAAGGGTAATCAAAATATTGGTAAACAACCGTTGGCCGTTTCGACTTCACGCAACTTACAACGAAAGTATCAACCGTTTTTTGAATGTGATCGAAGA
This genomic window contains:
- a CDS encoding leucine-rich repeat domain-containing protein produces the protein MPAISNHLSVISNHLSAISNHLSATSNHLSVTSNHLSVTSNHLSAISNHLSAISNHLSAISNHLSAISNHLSVTSNHLSVTSNHLSIISNHLSAISNHLSVTSNHLSVISNHLSVTSNHLSVTSNHLSVTSNHLSVISNHLSAISNHLPAISNHLSAISNHLSVISNHLLTRRIP
- a CDS encoding CHAP domain-containing protein encodes the protein MATMYSLFLGILSLALCLLMGTGHRDLTAAAQREALALRHNGLGLAGLPLRQQIMRIAAGELGVRELSGNNDGERVEAYLRYTHLGKGHAWCAAFVSWCYAQAGQAQPRNPWSPALFPQARRYTLARDNCATAQSVPALADVFGIYSASAKRINHVGLVNGLSHAYILSIEGNVDNRVQAKRRLKSSIAVFANWIDKY
- a CDS encoding fibronectin type III domain-containing protein — protein: MKRLKARIDYSYLRHEELAVLAGKVSNALTDNPNFTSPNTLIETFTEQAADYIAKLQIAIRGGSKNDNDQKEESRVKLLAAFRELANLVNSVALGSAAIISSSALILGKPNSALTKPGLILLVRMGDGAVSGEIGIRFQADKAATEYLIEIGRMLGDTESITWEQSYTVRNSRKFIVGNLEPGTRYFARVQGRNALGSGDWSEFTSIIAR
- a CDS encoding glycoside hydrolase family 2 protein; amino-acid sequence: MMRIQFYLLILLLLSTGSYLRGQQTEKMMLSGSSREDAKVWQFYCTAGRQSGQWTTIHVPSCWEQEGFGAYNYGHDKDMASERGLYKTSFKLPAHWKDKRIYIVFDGSMTDTKVEVNGKQAGEIHQGAFYRFKREITDLVSFKKENQLDVEVSKMSANASVNSAEREADFWVFGGIFRPVYLEAVPHTHMAYSGIDAKADGKINLEVVLDKELAQASLQVDIFDSQTGEKKKSFTSTAAASASKRLLANASVSDISPWSSENPHLYRAVITLLERGKPVQQTMERFGFRTVEVRERDGLYINGVKMRFKGVNRHCFWPTTGRTISREQSLQDIMLIKEMNMNAVRMSHYPPDKHFLELCDSLGLYVINELCAWQSPPYDTEVGTTLLTEMLTRDINHPSVVLWANGNEGGFNLDLDPLFGTLDIQQRTVIHPFGLFGGINTVHYISYNSGIKNMFNGRDIFMPTELIHGLYDGGHGAGLDDFWNLMRSNPLSAGMFLWDFADQGIVRTDKDGFVDTDKDHGADGIVGPFREKEGSFFTIKEIWSPIHMEKKYITARWDGSLQLENRYDFTNTAQCRFSYSMKKFNAVDREGETYQDTILSPTIEPGAKGMLGLQLPANWRDFDVLYLKAEDPNGEELFTWSYEINTPARFAERATVARDKAGAKLVMTETDSLFRLRHGETTVAIHKTTGLLQGIVTAKGEIPLSNGPVLISDEQLTCTGLTSTVSDSLIRIDVRYAYPRGGEAYRFSWTMKSNGILQLDYDYRPRDRMEMAGISFSFPEQGVQGATLLANGPYRVYNNRMKGGRLGIWEKTYNDAITGEDWDYPEFKGYYSLFYGMRLHTAVPFSVYSSAEDITLQLFTPSIQKQYDRQRNYTFPKYPKGDISFMDAIPAVGTKFSGPQEMGPQSQPHTFKTFSATPNMINRLYFDFQ
- a CDS encoding Crp/Fnr family transcriptional regulator, translating into MYEKILENVTKCVELTQEEIQLFTGILTHRIIPKKTILLREGEICEFEGYINKGCARIYYINEKGTEVTLSFAVEDWWVTDIASFNDKTPSRFYIEASEDTEMFLLTPHSKEALLTFIPKFERVFRMLVQKSLSRLQNRLVSTISKTATERYLEFIELYPSIPLRVPQYYIASYLGVSPEFISTIRKRLATK
- a CDS encoding hydrolase, which translates into the protein MKKVILALQLVLASSIAFAQKPSPEMLDPKNHALLLIDHEGQMAFATHSISTVELRNNVGLIAGATKIFNIPTVVTTVAEKSFAGPVFPEILEFYPNTATYIDRTTMNTWEDINAHKAISGKGKKKIVMAGLWTSVCVVGPALSAISEGYEVYIITDACGDVSKDAHDHSIARMIQAGAKPITSLQYLLELQRDWARQETYKPVNDLVVRFGGAYGIGVQYARDMLKH
- a CDS encoding amidohydrolase, producing MKTINVIAFYLLFTVSLVTQAQQADIIITNGKISTLDDQNPEVQAVAISGNKILQTGSNKQMLLLKGEKTIVVDAQKRRVIPGLFDSHMHVIRAGRFYNMELRWDGVTSLKRALQMLKEQAARTPEGQWIRVVGGWNEYQFEEKRLPSIEEINEATGDVPTFILYLYGSAWLNKAGLKKLNINSDTPNPAEGLIQKDEQGNPTGLLIAEPNAFILYSTLAKLPTLTKDEEVNSTIQFMTEMNRLGVTGVMDAGGGFQNFPDDYSITNALSEQGKITIRLPHFLFAQKKGTEYEDFARWIGMVELHAERPKNKVDYYVSGGGENIVSDAADFENFLFPRPELSPIMEVQLKRVIKILVNNRWPFRLHATYNESINRFLNVIEEVDEETPLEGLVWFFDHAETISEENLQRIKKLGGGIAIQHRMAYQGESFIKRYGKKQALTSPPIKRMLELDIPVGLGTDGTRVASYNPWVALYWITTGKTVGGNQVMANANTIDRTTALRLATHKGYELIQESNKGKIKKDFFADIIILDDDFFTTSDENIKKISSKLTIVDGRVVYGDNDYKNVSPPPIEIVPAWSPVKYFGGYQQN